The sequence GCTGCGTCGTTCACGCGTTGCCGCAGATACATTTCGCGATAGACGCTTTCTTGCAACATGATCGTGATCGGTTCCGATTCCAGTTCGAGCGCCGCCGCCACTTCTGCGCGACGGTCGTCCGGTACGAGCGAAAGCAACCCGGCCTTACGCTCCGCGAGCATTGCCTCAAAATCGATTTCCTCGACAACATCGGGTGCGGGCAGGCGCGACAGATCGATCGGCGTACTCATGCTCCGATGCCCTCGACCGAAACCGACGTTCGGAAGTCAACAGAAGCACCGCGCACCGTCGTATAGCCTTCCACGATGACCGGCAACGTTCCGGCCGCGAATTCGCCGGACGTGATCGCGTCCTGATCAATCGAGACACGCGTGAGCGTCAACCGAGGCTCCCACCGCATCAACGCGGTTGCGACGGCCGCATACACCTGCGTGAGTACGCGCTGATTGCCGGGCGCGTCGATCTGGTCCGGCAGGTCCGAGCCGAACAGGCGCCGCTTCACGCGCGTGCGCAACGGCGTTGAAAAGATGACCGCGATCGACTGTCGCAGGTGATCCACACCTTCAACGTATCGCCCGGTCTGTGCGTTCATGCCGATCATCACGCCCCCGCGAGCGGCGGCGACACGAGCGCGAATTCGCCCTTCGCTTGGTGCGGGTGGAATCTGAGGCTGATGTCGCCAGCCTTTACGTCGTCCGTGAAATGGGCCGAGCCGTGGATCTGCATAACAGGACCCGAACCGCCCTCACCGGCTTCGCCGGTCGCGCCGCTCAGGAACGTGAACGGCCCTTCGACCGTGAGTGCGCCTTTGCATGTCGTCTGCGGTGCGTCGAGCGTGACAGTTTCCGCCTTGACCGTCGCGGCCTTGGTTTCGATCAGCACGGACGCGGGCGCGGCGAAATGGATCGTGGCACCTTCCGGCAAAGCAACCGTGAGCGCGTGGCTCGCGTCGTCATAGACGATCCGGCCGCCGTCGGCGAACACGATCATGTGCTCGCTCGGGCTCGTGCTCGGCGCGGGATAGTCGTCGGCATACTCGGCGCCGGACACAACGCCTTGCGACGGATCACCGCCCGGGCAGTCGATCACCACCGGCTCGCCGATGCTCGGTGCACTCCATGTGCGGACCTTGCCCGCACGCGTGGCTTTCCACGGAAGCCAGTTCGTCGTCAACCCTTCGCCGTCGGTGTCAGGATCGCCGACGGCAACGCGGCACCGGGGCGCGGTCGGGTCGGCCAGATCGAGCGCGACCACGCGGCCGCGCAAAATCCCGTTCCGCTGTTGTCGCTGTGCTTCGTTCGTCTGTGCCTGTCCCACGTGTGCCTCACCGTTGTATCAATCGATACGCCCATCGTGCCGCGCGCGCGATCGACAGGCGAGCGACGGCGCCACGGCTCAGGCCGGGTACAAAATCAGCGAGGGAAAGGTGACGGACGCGCGCGACCGCGCGTCAGCGAGAGGAAAGGTGTTTGAGGTAGTGGTCGCGAATCATGCCGCGCTCGGGCTCTGTGAAGCCGAGCAGCACACGGCGGGGATACCGGTATTCCGGGCCGCCCGGCGCCACCGGGGCACGCTCGCCGTGTTGGTGGACGGCTGCAATCTGCGCGACGCGCCCGGCAAATCCGACGGTGCCGCCGTCAGCCGTCGCCGCGATCGTCATAAACCGCGTCGTGCGCAGCTTCATGAACATGGCCTGCCGCCTGATCCGGCCCGCGCTGGCGCGCGCAGGCGGGCGTTTGCCCGATGCACGCTTTCGCGGTTCGAACGGCGTTCCGTCCGGGTTCGTCTGCTTCGCGATGCGGGCCGCCTGACTGCGCCGCAGATCGCGCACGATGGCGCGCAGCACGCCGCGCCGTTGCGCGGGCGTGAGCTTCGCGAGCAGTTCGCCCACCCACGAATCGAGTGCCGTTAGATTGTCCGTCACCGTCTGCGCGCTTGGAGAATTGTTTCAACCGGGTCGAGCAGCCATACGGCCGAGTCAACATCAGCGTTCCCCGGCGCGCTGTCGTCCACGGACGCATACGACCGCGTACCGTCGCCCGCCACCTTCACCACGACGTTTTCTGTCAGGGGGACGCGGATCGACAGATCGACGGCGCCATTGTTCAACACGTCCGCTTCGAACGTGATGCCGTTCTGCCGGGTGTCCGGGTTCTGCACGATATCCGGCTGATTGCGCTTCGCCCATTCGGTAATGTCGCCCATGAGCGCGAACGTCGATCCGGCGAAATCGAGCAGCACAATGCGCGCCACGTAGCGAATTACGTACGACTGCGCGCGCGACGCGTTCGATTCGATCACGCCCTCATCAACGAACACGAGCAGCCGATCGGGGTTTTCGGGCAGGTACGCAACCGCGCCCGTGATCGCGGCGCGCAACGAATCGAGCTTTTTCACCGTGCGTCGCCCGGATCTGCGACGGTCGCCGCGCGCTCGGCGCGTGCCTGGCAGGCGG comes from Burkholderia pyrrocinia and encodes:
- a CDS encoding GPW/gp25 family protein, whose amino-acid sequence is MIGMNAQTGRYVEGVDHLRQSIAVIFSTPLRTRVKRRLFGSDLPDQIDAPGNQRVLTQVYAAVATALMRWEPRLTLTRVSIDQDAITSGEFAAGTLPVIVEGYTTVRGASVDFRTSVSVEGIGA
- a CDS encoding phage baseplate assembly protein V; protein product: MGQAQTNEAQRQQRNGILRGRVVALDLADPTAPRCRVAVGDPDTDGEGLTTNWLPWKATRAGKVRTWSAPSIGEPVVIDCPGGDPSQGVVSGAEYADDYPAPSTSPSEHMIVFADGGRIVYDDASHALTVALPEGATIHFAAPASVLIETKAATVKAETVTLDAPQTTCKGALTVEGPFTFLSGATGEAGEGGSGPVMQIHGSAHFTDDVKAGDISLRFHPHQAKGEFALVSPPLAGA
- a CDS encoding phage virion morphogenesis protein produces the protein MTDNLTALDSWVGELLAKLTPAQRRGVLRAIVRDLRRSQAARIAKQTNPDGTPFEPRKRASGKRPPARASAGRIRRQAMFMKLRTTRFMTIAATADGGTVGFAGRVAQIAAVHQHGERAPVAPGGPEYRYPRRVLLGFTEPERGMIRDHYLKHLSSR
- a CDS encoding phage tail protein; amino-acid sequence: MKKLDSLRAAITGAVAYLPENPDRLLVFVDEGVIESNASRAQSYVIRYVARIVLLDFAGSTFALMGDITEWAKRNQPDIVQNPDTRQNGITFEADVLNNGAVDLSIRVPLTENVVVKVAGDGTRSYASVDDSAPGNADVDSAVWLLDPVETILQARRR